In Acidobacteriota bacterium, the sequence CCTTGTCCTTGGCCTTGCCGAGCTCCTCTTCGACCTTGCCCTTGGCCTTGCCGACCGTTTCACGGCCGAGGTCTTCGATCGAGCGCCCCTTGTCGACCAACGCCTGGAACATCTTGCTGCCCTGCTCCTCGACCGTCGACAGCGCTCCCAGACCGGCCAACCAAACGCGGTGCGCCGAGTCGAGAACCTCCTGTTGCTTCTGCTTCTTGGCTTTCTTCGCCTTCTTGGACTTCTTGTCTTTGCCCATGACGAATCCTCCCTATAGAGACGGCCTCACAGGCCGAGTGCTTGGTTCGGGTGCGGCCGGTGGCCGCCGAAGGAGTGGTGCTTACGCGCGAGGCGCGGCGGCGGCCTCGTCGACCTTTTTGGTCAAGGCCTCGATGTGGCCCTGGAGGGACTGCACATCGTCGAGGGTCGCCAGACCCATGCGATGGAGCGTGCCCTTCATGCCGTCCTCGACCGTCGACTGCACCTTGTCACCGATCTCCTGGACCTTCTGCGAGGTGCGGGCAACGGTGCGGTCGATGGCCTTGAACTGGCGCTTCTCGACCTTGCGGCCCTTCTCGACCAGATGATCGAACAGCTCTCGACCACCCTCTTCGACTCGCGCCACGGCGCCGAGGCCGGCGAGCCAGATGCTGCGCCCGGTCTCGGTGACATCCTGGGCCAGCTCGCTGGCACTCTTGACGGTGTGTTCCTGGACCTTCTTCATGAACCTTCTCCCTTTCTGGAAGTCGCCACGTCGGCGGTCGCCCCTTCGGGCGTCTCTTGCCGCTGGCTCTCGAGGTCGACCAGGGATGTTTCGAGCTGCTCGAGCTGCGAGCGCAAGCGCGACATCTCCTCGCGCGCCCGCCGCAGCGGCCCGACGCGATCCATCGATGCCTGCAGCAGTCGGTCGACTCCGTGTTGAACGTGTTCCATACCGCTCGATACCGCCTTCTCGCCAACCCGCACGAGCTCGTGGAGCAGCTCACTGGGAAGGAAGGAAGAGCCGCGGCGGCCTTCGTCGAGGATGATCTGCGTCAGCGTCTGTGAAGTGACATCGGCCGTGGTCGCATTGTCCACCACCTTGACCTCCTGGCCCTCACGGACCCAGGCGGCGATCTCCTCCAGGGAGACGTAGCGACTCTCCTCCGTGTCGTAAAGCTTGCGGCTTTCATACCGCTTGATCAGCCGAATCATCTTCGCGATCTCCTCTTTTGACTGTCGGCCGCGCCGGCACCGAGGATCCTCGGTGGAAGCGGGTTCGAGCCGCATTATGCCGTGCCGCGGCGCCGACAATCAAAAGATACCGCAGTGCGGCAAAACTGTCAAGACACTATTGCCGCAACGCGTCAAGAGGAGTAAATCCCCTTCAGGAAAGGATTCTCCGGCCGATTCAGTGAATCTTCCGAAGACCGTCTCGGCAGCCTGCCGCCCTTCTTGTCGCATTGCGGCACCCGGCGTCGATTGCACCGCGGGGGTGCGCCCGATAGGGTTCCGGGTACCGTGATTCATCTGACCTTCGACCGCGGCACCCTGCTGCTGCGGGGCGCGACCGAAGACTCCGCCCTGCCGCAGTGCGTCTTCGATGCCCGGGTCGACGCCTGGCGCGCTCCGGCCTCGGCCGATCGGCCGATCCTGCGGGCCCTCCACCGCCAGGAAATCGCCTTCACCGACGAGGCCCGGGGCTACCAATCCCTCGACCTCGCGTCGCGCTGGCTGCGCGAGCCCTTCCCGCATCAGGCGGAGGCCACCGATGCCTGGTGGCGACAGGGCAAGGGTGGCGTGGTGGTGCTGCCGACCGGGTCCGGCAAGACCCACGTCGCGGTCATGCTGATCGAGCGCCTGGGCCGCAGCTCCCTGGTGGTGACGCCGACCCTCGACCTGATGCGCCAATGGCTGTCGGTGCTGACCACCGCCTTCGGCCTCGAAGTCGGCCTGATCGGCGGTGGCGAGTACAATCCGCAGCCCCTGACGGTCACCACCTACGACTCGGCTCACCTCCATATGGAGCGCCTCGGAGACCGCTTCGGCTTCCTGGTCTTCGATGAATGCCACCACCTGCCGAGCCCGTCCTACGCCTTCGCCGCCGAAGCCTCCCTGGCGCCGTTCCGTCTTGGCCTGACGGCGACACCGGAACGGGAGGACGGCGCCGAGAAACGGTATCGCGACCTCATCGGGCCAATCGCCTACCGCCGTGAGATCGGCGAGCTGGCGGGCAAGTACCTGGCCGAGTACGAAACCATCACTCTCCTGGTACGCCTCGACGACGAGGAACGGCAGGCCTATCGCGAGGCCCGCGCCGTCTATCGCGACTTCGTCGCCAGCCAGGGCCTGCGGCTGGGATCACCGCAGGGCTGGAATCGCTTCCTGATGCTGACCTCGCGCAGCGAAGCGGGAAGACGCGCCTTTCTCGCCTACCGTCAACAGAAGGCCATCGCACAGGCCTCCGAGGGCAAGCTCCGGCTCCTCGCCGAGCTCCTCGAGCGCCACCGCCGCGATCGAGTGCTGATCTTCACCCACGACAACGACACCGTGTACCGCATCTCGCGGCGCTTCCTGATCCCCGCCATCACCCATCAGACCAAGGTGCGCGAGCGCCACGACACGCTGACCCGCTTCAACGCCGGCGATTTGCCATTCGTGGTCACCTCGCGGGTGCTCAACGAAGGCGTCGACGTGCCCGCCGCCAACGTCGGCATCATCCTGTCGGGCACCGGCAGCGTGCGCGAGCACGTCCAGCGCCTGGGGCGCATCCTGCGCCGCGCCGAGGGCAAGGAGGCAGTGCTCTACGAGGTGGTGACGGAGGACACCGCCGAGACCTACGTCAGCCAGCGGCGGCGGCGCCACAGCGCCTATCGCTGAAGCTCGCGGCGGGAGCGCGCCTCGAGGGTCAGAGTAGCCCCCAGGAAGCGCCCGCCGGGGATCACCTTGCCGCCCTCGATGACGACATCGAGGCGGTAGAACCGCTCGCGACCGAAGGCTACTCGCAGGTCTCGACTGCGCGCTTCGAGGGGCACTTCGAGTAGCGTGCCGTCGCGTTTGCCGGCGGAATCGAAGCGCACGCGATGAACCTCGTCGCCACCCGCGACGGTCAAGACCGCGCCCGCCGACAGGGCCCTGGCCTCGAGGACGGCGGCGGCGAGATCGGCCCGGCTGACCAGCCAGATCTCGGCCCGGCGGTCGCCGCGAAGGCGAATCTCGAGCGGCGCCTCGGAAACCACTTCGAGGAGCGCGTGGTGCGGCACGAACCAACGACCTCGAGGGGAATCGAAGGCGCGATAGCCCAACCGTTCCGGGGCCTCGAGAGCGGTCAGCTCGAGAGGCAGCCAGCGCAAGGCCGGCCACGGCTTGGCCGCCGGCAGCAGCACCCCGGCAAGGGCCGGCAGGGTCCACAAGACCGCGGCGACGACCAGCGGCGGGATCGCCGGCGTCGCGAAACGCCGCGGGAGGAGGAAGATCAGGCAGGGAATACCCGCCACCAAGGACAAGCCGCCATAGGCGCCGCCACCGCCGACCCAAAGGCCATGCACAAACAACAGCACCAGCACCACCGCCAGGACGCCTCGGCGACCCTCGAAGCGCCCGAAGGGCAAGGCCAGGAGCGCGAAGAGCGCACCGGGGAAGAGCACGATCCAGCCGAAGTTGCGCCCGGCCAGGCGGAACCAGCTCGCCACCGCCAAGCGGCGAGCATCGCGCGTCGGGGACCGCTCCACTTGCGCCGCCAGGACCTCGGCATCGGTGTTGGTAAGCGGGAACTGCTGCTCGAAGATCCGCACCGGATCTGCCGAGAAGGCCCAGGTGGCGCCGGGGATGGTGGCCGCCAGCAGGAGGATCGGCAGTGCCGACAGCAGCGCGCCGATGGCCACCTTGGCGAGCCGATCGCGATGTCTTCGCCGGAGCAGGTCGATCACCGCCGCCAAGGGCAGGATCAGCACCACCGGCGCGATCACCCCGGCCGCGGCCCAGCCGGCGCCCGCCACCAGCCAGCTTCCGCCCTCCCCCATCCAGACCTTCGTGCCGTAGAGCAGCAACGCCATCAGCAGGAGATGGGGCTGCGGCAGCCAGGCGAACAGCAGGAGCGCCGAAGCGCCGATGAAGAGCGTCCCGAAGGGGCGGCCGAGCTCGGCTTCGGCGCTGCGCATCAGCCAGATCAAGAGCAGTCCCTGCAGCAGCACCACGCCGGCACCTCCCAGCAGCCAGTAGAAGGGCAGCATCAGCAAGGGGTAGGCTGGCGAATCGGCGAAAGAGAGCCGCCCGCCCTCGTCGGCGACGCTCAGGCGAAGCCCCCGCGGCCCGGCGCTCCAGCGCTCGACGGCGCGCTCGAGATCGTCCGCCTCGTAAACCAGATCACCATCCCAGCGCAGGCTCTCGAGCATCATCCAAGGGGTCCCTTCGGCATCCACCGGAGCCGTCCCGAGGCGAGCGGGATCGAGGGCGAGAAGCAGGCCGAGAAAGGCCACCAACCACCACCCTCGGGCGCCGAGCCAGCGGCCGGGCGCGGCGCCCGGCGTCGTCATCGGCCGGCTCCCAGGTAGCCGAGCTGTCGCAGGTTGTCGAGCTGCTCCTGATTGGCCGACGGCACCTTCGACAGGAGCCGGTTGTCAGGTCGCCAGCGCAGCTCGAGGTACCAGTCCTGGCGGGCCGATTCCTGCTCCGCCAGGCCGGGAACGTCCCGAATCGAGAGGCGGTCCGCCGGCCAGGAGGCGTCTCCCAGCCGGGCCTCGAGGGCGACCACCTCGCCAACCGAAACCGGCAGAATGATGCCCTTGACCGGTTCACCCCCGGCGATCTCCAGGCGCAACCGGTTGGAATCCACCGTCACCCGGTCACCGGCCTCCAGGAAGTAGGGCTGCCAGGCGTCGGGCGAGGCTGCCAGCCGCGCCGTCAAGGTCAGCCGCTCGCCCACCGGCAGCGCGTGAGCGACCAGCTGGAAGCCGGGCAGCTCACCGAGGAGGCGGCGATGAATCGCCGCTTCGAGGCGCGAGGCTGACGGCGAGACGGCGGTCAGAGGGTGCCGTTCCCGCGGGTCGCGCTCGAGGTCGTAGAGCTCGCGACGCTGCATCCGGCGGCGATCCATCGCCACCACCTCCCCCCAGCGACCATCGCTCGGGTAACGCTCGGCGTCGCGGTCGAAGAGAATCATCTTGAGACTGCCGAGGGTCGCCATGGCGCGCCGCGGCCCGGCATGGAGATGGCTGGCGAAGGCCAGCCGCGCGGTCTCCTTCTCGCCGCGCGCGATCGGCAGCAGGCTCTTGCCCTGCCAGTGACGGGGGGCCCTCTCGCCGGCCGCCGCCACCAGAGTGGTGGCGACGTCGAGCAGCCGCACCTGATCGTCGACCCGCTCGGCCACCGGCAGGCGTCCGTCCCAGCGCAGGATCAGGGGCACCCGCACCAGCTCGTCGTAGAGGGTGCTGGCGTGACCCCAACCCTGGTGATCGAGGAGCTCTTCTCCATGGTCGGCGGTGAACACGATCAGGGTGTTCTCGAGCAGGGCCGGCGACAAACCGTCGAGCAGCCGACCGATCCAGCGATCCACGTAGGCGATCTCGCTGTCGTAGAGGGCGGAGAGATGGGCCAGATCGGCGACCGGGTCGGCAAGCTCCATGGCGCCCACCCGCAGCGCCGGGACATCGGCACCGGAGACCTCCCCGCGGTACTCGGGAAAGTACGGCGAGACCCCGCCGTCGAGATCGGGCGGCGTCCAGGGGTCGTGGGGATCGATGTAGTGGAGGTAGAGAAAGAAGGGCTCGGCGCCGTGAGCGGCGAGCCAACCCTCACCGGCCCGCGAGATGGCCTCCGCCGGCAGCATGGTCGGGCTGGTGAGCACGGTCTCGAAGCCGCGCGTCAAGCCGCTCGGCGGCCGCAGGATGGGATTGCCCAGAAAGGCCGCCGTGCGATAACCCGCCGCTGCCAGATGCTCGCTCACCAGGTCGACCTCGTCGGCGACGGTGAAGACCTGCCTCGGACCGCCGAGGAACTCGCCGGGATAGCGACTCGAGAGCAGCGAGGCGACGGAGGGCGTGGTCCACGGCGCCTGGGCATAGGCGCGCTCGAAGACGACGCCTCGCCGGGCCAACAAGCGATCGATTTCCGGCGTGGTGTCCCGCTCGTAGCCATAGGAGGTCAGCCGATCCCGGCGCAAGGTGTCGACGACGATCAACAGCAGGTTGGGGCGATCCGGGCTCGCCGGCGGCGGCGGTCCCAGGGTGACCGGCGACCAGGCCACCGTCGCCTGGCTCTCGAGCCGGGCGAGGAACTCGAGCTCGACGCGGCGCCCGGCGTGGTCCGAGAGATCGATGACGCGATCCTGCCAGGAATGGTGGGACTCCAGGCGAAGGGTCTCGAGTACCTCGACTCGGGACCCCCAGCGCAGCCGGACCACCGCCCGACCGCTGGCCGAGGCATGGACCCCGAAGGCCAACCGCCCGTTCTCCGGAATGCGCCCGCGCCAGCTCCAGGAACCAACGGTCACCCAGGCTTGCCGCTGTTCTCCGCCGACCTCGACGGCCTCGAGACGAACCGCCGACGCGAAAGAGAAGGGGCCGGCGAGGGCCGCGTCCGGCGACCAGCGATCGGCGGCGAAACCGAGCGCCGGATCCGAGCAGCCGGCAAGGGCCAGGGCGGCGACGCAGGTCGCGAGGACCGCCGCCAGCCTGTGGTAGAAGGGCCCCAAGGGGCGGAACCGATGGGTCGTCACGGCGGCACGAGTCCGCGGTCTCCCGGACGCTCCCCGCCAGCCCCGCCGCGAACCAGGGCGCCTCTCTCTATGCTCGATTCTCAACCCGGGGCTCTCCGCAAAGTGAAGCAGATGATAGCCCGTCCCTTTCCCCTCCTGGCCCTCACCCTGACCCTGCCGCTGTGGCTGGTGGCCTGGGGCGGGGCCGGCTCGCCGGGCTTCTTCGTGCTCTACCGCGCCCCCAAGCTGGCCGCCCTCCAGGTGCTCCTCTGGCTGCTCCTGCTGGCCCTCGCCTGGCACGGACCCGGCTTGCCTTCGTGGCGTCGCCTGGGGCGCGACCCGGTGCTCGCCCTGACGGCCCTCTTCCTCGCCTACGGCGCGCTCTCGCTGCTCTGGGCTCCGGTGGCCGAGAACGGCTTCTACGAGCTCTGTCAGTGGCTGCCGCTGTTGCTGCTGTTGGCCGCCCTGCGCCACTGGCTGCAGCGCGACCCGAAGCTCGCCGATCGCATCATCCGAATCGCCGTCCTGGCGCTGGTGCCGGTCCTCCTGATCTCGGTTCTTCAGCGCCTCCACCCGCTCCCCTGGCTACCCGCCATCGCTCCGCAATTGGGCGTCGCCCACGCCTCGCTGCTGGGCTACAAGAACCCCCTCGCTCTGACCCTGCTCGGCCAGATCTTCTTGCTCGCCTACCTCGCCTTCGGCCGCGAGCGGCCGCGGCCGGTGTGGCTGGCGCTACTCGCCTTCGAGATCATCCTCCTCACCACCCTGCGGAGCCGCACCGTGATGGTCGCCCTGCTACTGACGGCCGCCGCCGGCAGCGTCCTCCTGGTGCTGCGCGGGCGTCGCCGGCAGGGCGCCGTGCTCGCCGTCGTCGGCCTGGTCTTCATCTCCCTGCTGGCCTCCCTGCCGGCAGCCCGGCAACGAGCCGCCACCATTCCGACTCTCCTCGGCGATTACTGGAGCAGCGATCGCGGCGTTTACTTTCGCAACACCCTGGCGATGGTGCGTCAGCATTCCGCAGGCGTCGGCCTGGGCAACTGGCAGTCCGTCTACCCGGTGTTTCGCAGCCACGACCGCTACCGCTCCTTCGACGATGAGTTTCGCGTCCGCCGGGCCCACAGCGACCATGTGCAGATTCTCGGCGAGACCGGCTGGCCGGGCCTCCTCTGCTGGCTCTTGCTGCTCGCCTGGGCCCTGGCCGCGAGCCTGAGGGCGGGTCCGCGGGCCCTCTTCATCGGCCTCCAGATCCTCGCCCTCGGCCTCGCCATGGGGACCGATTACGTGCTCGACCTGCCCTACTCGAAGCTCCAGCTAGTGGTCCTGCTGGCCCTTCTTCCGGGCCCCCGGGAAGGAGCCGCGGCGAGCGGCCGCCGGGCCCTGCGATGGCTCGTCCCGCTCGCCGCCGGCGGTATCCTTCTCGCCCTTTCGCTGGCCCTCAAGAGCCACCGCGGAGCCCACTTCCAAGCCGCCTTCGAGCACCAGCGGAGTGACGCCCGCGAGCTCGGCGAGAGCTTCGCCCGCCTTCCCGGCCACGACAAGACCTTCCACCGCCACCTGCTGGCCCTGGCTCAACTACGCTGGCAGGACGGCGAGCCCCGAGGGGCTCGCGACGCCGCCTGGCGTGCCCTCGAGCTGCACCCCTACGACCCCACCACCTTGCGCCTGCTCGCCATCCTGACCCGCCCGCAGGATCCCCTCGCCGCCGCCGCCCTCGAAGACGGCGCGGCGTACGTCCTTCACGAAGCCACCAACGGCTACCGCAAGCCCTATCCCCGGCGCCCCTCGGAGGACTCCTTCGGCGAGTGACAACGGATCCTGTCTATGGTATTTTCCCATCAAGATCTTCCTCGGGAGGGAACGACAGCATGAACTCCAGCCGCGGCCCCCAAAGCCGCCTGAATCGCTCCTCGCTCTTCGTGCGCTTGGCGCTGGTCTGCGCACTCTTCGCCCTACCCGCCACCGGCGGCTTCCTGACCTTCCTCGGAGCCTATTTCGATGGCGGCGGCGTGCCCGATGGTCTCGATGGCGCTTCCGCCGTCAGCGTCAGCCCGGACGGACGTCACGTCTACGCCACCGGGCGCCTCGACGACGCGCTGGTGGTGTTTCGTCGTGATGCCACCAACGACCTTTTGACCTACGTCGAGACGCTGCAGGACGGCATCGGCGGCGTCTTCGGCCTCAACGGTGCCTTCGACGTCACCACCAGCCCGGACGGGCGCCACGTCTATGCGGTATCCCGCAACAGCGACGCCCTGACCGTCTTCCGACGCGATCCTTCCGGTGACAATCTGGCCTTCGTCGGCGCCCAGGAGAACGCCGTCGGCGGGGTCTTCGGTCTCGACGGTCCCTCGGCGGTGACGGTGAGCCCCGATGGCCGGCATGTCTACGTCACCGGTGAGCGCGACGACGCCCTGGTGATCTTCCGCCGCGACCCGAGCAACGATTCCCTCTTCTTCTACAACCTGATCGAAGACAACGGCGTGCTGGGGTTGGGCAATCCGACCTCCGTCGACGTCAGCCCGGACGATCTCCACGTCTACGTCACCGCCGCCGACTCCCTTTCGACCTTCGCTCGCGACGCCACCACCGACGCCCTGTCCCACGTCGGCACCATCGGCGCCAACAACGACCTCGAAGGCGCTCGCTCGGTGGTGACCAGCCCGGACGGCGAGCACATTTACGTCGCAGTCGAGGACCTCGACACGATCGCCGTCTTCGAGCGCACCGCCTCGGGGCTGCCCAGTCGCATCGCCACGGTGGAGAACGGCGTCGACGGCGTCAGCGGCCTGAACGCCCCGACCTCGATCGAGTTCAGCCTCGACGGTCGAGTCGTCTTCGTCTCCGGCCGTGCCGCGCGGGCGGTGGTGGTGTTCCAGCGCGATCCCGCCTCCGGCGCGCTGATCTACCGCAAACAGCTCAACCTCGACGACAGCGGCGTCACCGGCACCGAGGGCGTCATCGACCTCGCCGCCAGCTCCGATGGCGAGCACCTCTTCGCCGCCGGTCGCGCCGCCGATTCGGTGGTGATGTTCGAGCAGTCCCTGCTGTTCACGGACGGCTTCGAGTCCGGCGACACCAGCCGCTGGAGCGACACCGAAGACTGATCGCCGGGTGGTCAGAGGTCGCGCGCTCCCCGGCGCCGCCGCGTGCCGGGTATTCTCGACCGATGCTGACCAGTGACCTGATTCAAGTGCGCCGGCAGCGCGGCGAGATTCGTCCGCGCTACATCGACACCTCCGATGACGGCCATCGGGATCTTGCGGACCAGCTCGTCACCCTCGTCGCTGATCACCAGGGCAAGCGTCGTGCGGAGCTCGATTCGGCCCTCCGCGAGCTGCTCGGGACCGGCACCGCCTTTCTGCTCCATCGCGGCCTCGCCAAGCTCCTCCTCGACCGCTGCGAGTTCGAGACCCAGGCACCGGAAGAGCCGACGCGGCTGCGCGAGGTGGTGTTTCGCCATGCCGCCGCGCAGTGGCAACAGGGCGATCAACCCTTCGATCGCGACCGCGCCTTGGTGCAGGCGGCGGACGAACTCGCCAGCGACTTGCCTGTGGTCGAAGCCAGCCTCTATGGCGACCTCAAGGGCGAGCAGGTGCTCACGTCCTGGAAATCCTGCACCGCCGACTGGCTCCTCAACCGCTACAACGTCGCGTTGGCCCAAGGGGTTCTGCTGCGCGCTCAGCAGCTGACCCTCGAGGTTCCACCGCAGAATCCTCGCCGCCATCGCGCCCTGTTTCGCAAGATCAAGTTCTTCCAGCTGATGGCGAGCGTTTCCGGCAGTCCCGAGGCGGGCTATCGCATTCGCCTCGACGGCCCCCTCTCGGTGCTCAAGGCGAGCCAGCGCTACGGCCTGCGGATGGCGACCTTCCTGCCCACCCTGCTGCACTTCTCGGGTTGGCGTCTCGAGGCGGAAGTGACCTGGGGCAAGCAGCGTCGAGAGGCGAGCTTCCGGCTTTCGCCGGACCAGGGCCTGGCCCCGATCAACCGTCTCACCGGCCAGTGGCTGCCCGATGCCCTGAGCGATCTCGCCACCAGGTTCACGGCCCTCGGCAGCGACTGGACGGTCTCCGAAGACGCCGCGCTGCTCGATCTCGGAGGCCAGGGCGTACTGGTACCGGACCTGGTGTTCCGCCATCCCGAGGGCTGCGAGGCCTACCTCGAGACCTTCGGCTTCTGGAACCGCTCGGCCCTCGAGAGTCGCCTGGCGCTCCTCGCCGAGCATGGTCCCCGCCATCTCGTGCTGGCCCTCTCGAAGGGCCTGGCCACCGATCGGGAAGAGCTCGAAGAGCTTCCGGGAGAGGTCCTCGTCTTCCGCTCGCGCCCCCTTCCCCGTAAGATCCTCGAACGCCTGGAAAGCCTGCGAACCGATCAGGAGCCGTCATGAGACTCGCCTTCGCCATCACCCTCGGTTGTCTCCTCACCGCCTGCACCACCGCCTCGGCGCCGCCCACGGTGAGCGATGCGACGCCTCTCGAGCAGGTTCGCGACCTGCCCGCGAAGCGCTCCCTGCAGGCGGCCTTCCTGGTGGTGGACGGGGTCTACAACACCGAGCTGACGGCTCCCTTCGACATCCTCCATCACACCGTCTTCCACGTCCAGCCGGGCATCGAGGTGTTCACCGTGTCCCCGGACGGCCAGCCGGTGACGACCTTCGAGGGCATCACCCTCGAGGTCGATCACTCCTTCGAATCGGCTCCGCGGTCGATCGACATCCTGGTGGTTCCGAGCGCCGAGAACAGCATGGACTCGGACCTGCAGAACAAGGCCATGCTGGGATGGGTGCGGCGCGTCGGAGAGCGCGCCCGCTGGGTGATGTCGCTGTGCGATGGGGCCTTCGTGCTGGCTGCCGCCGGCCTGCTCGACGGCCACGCGGTCACCACCTTTCCGGGCGACCAGGATCGCTTTGCCGAGATGTTCCCGCAGCTCGATCTGCGGCGCGGCATCTCCTATGTCCACGACGGCGCGATGATCACCTCCCAAGGTGGCGCACGCAGCTTCGATCCCGCCCTCTATCTGGTGGCCCACCTCTACGGTGACGACGTCGCTCGCGGAGTCGGCCGTGGCATGGTCCTGCCCTGGCCCCCGGTTCCCGGCACGGTGCCGGCGCTGGTGGTCTCGACCGCCCCCTGAGGCTTGGCCTCGGCAAAACGCCGGAAGCGCGGTCTCGGCGCCCCTGCAGAAGTTTCTCCGGCGGCGAGGTCGATCTCATTACTTACAAAAATGTGGGTACTTGCGAAGTTCATCATTAAGGGCTACCTTGTCGGCCATGGGATATTTCCCCAGGGCCCGCAAGCCAGCCGCAGCCACTCCTCCGAGCGAGGTTCCAGACGTGTCTCGACCCTCGAACCCCGTTGAGCACCGCCGCCCCCGGGAGTTTCGCCGCATCAACCACGGCTTCGACAGGGTCTTCCGAACCGGGCGCATGAGCCTCGGTCTGGTGGTTCCGATCGAAGCCTACCCTCAGGGGCCGGTCCCCACCATGGCGCAGCACCTCGAGCGCGTCCGCCGCGCCGAACAGCTCGGTTTTTCTGCCGTCTGGCTGCGCGACGTGCCGTTCAACGTCGCTTCCTTCGGCGACGCCGGCCAGATCTTCGACCCCTTCGTCTACTTGGGATTCCTGGCCGGGCAAACCGAGCGCATCGCCCTCGGCGTCGCCAGCATCGTGCTGCCCTTGCGCCACCCGGCTCACGTCGCCAAGGCGGCGGCGAGCGCCGACCAGCTTTCCGGCGGCCGCCTGATCCTGGGCGTCGCCTCCGGAGACCGCCCCCAGGAGTACCCGGCCCTCGCCCTGCCCTTCGAAGATCGCGGCGAGCGCTTTCGCGCCAGCTTCGACTACATCCGGTCGATGGCCCGCACCGAGGGCCGTTTCGAGAATCCCTATGGCCGCATCGATCCGGGCGTCGATCTCCTGCCCAAGCCGTCCGCTGGGCGACTGCCCCTGTTGGTGACGGGCGGCAGCCGCCAGCATCCGGACTGGAGCGCGCAGCACGCCGATGGCTGGATGATCTATCCCCGCGCCGTCGCCCTCCAGGCTCGCGTCGTCGGCGACTGGAGGGCTCGAGTGGAGGCCGCAGGGAGCCCTCCCAAGCCGATAATGCAGCCCCTCTACGTAGATCTCACGGAAGATCCCGGACACCCGCCGCAGCCAATTCATCTCGGCCTCAGGCTCGGCAGCAACCACCTGCGAGACCATCTGAGATCGCTCGCCGCCGCCGGCATCGACCACGTGGCTCTCAACCTACGGTTCAACCGGGCGGATATCGAAGGCACGCTGGAGCGCCTCGC encodes:
- a CDS encoding DJ-1/PfpI family protein; the encoded protein is MRLAFAITLGCLLTACTTASAPPTVSDATPLEQVRDLPAKRSLQAAFLVVDGVYNTELTAPFDILHHTVFHVQPGIEVFTVSPDGQPVTTFEGITLEVDHSFESAPRSIDILVVPSAENSMDSDLQNKAMLGWVRRVGERARWVMSLCDGAFVLAAAGLLDGHAVTTFPGDQDRFAEMFPQLDLRRGISYVHDGAMITSQGGARSFDPALYLVAHLYGDDVARGVGRGMVLPWPPVPGTVPALVVSTAP
- a CDS encoding LLM class oxidoreductase, with the protein product MSRPSNPVEHRRPREFRRINHGFDRVFRTGRMSLGLVVPIEAYPQGPVPTMAQHLERVRRAEQLGFSAVWLRDVPFNVASFGDAGQIFDPFVYLGFLAGQTERIALGVASIVLPLRHPAHVAKAAASADQLSGGRLILGVASGDRPQEYPALALPFEDRGERFRASFDYIRSMARTEGRFENPYGRIDPGVDLLPKPSAGRLPLLVTGGSRQHPDWSAQHADGWMIYPRAVALQARVVGDWRARVEAAGSPPKPIMQPLYVDLTEDPGHPPQPIHLGLRLGSNHLRDHLRSLAAAGIDHVALNLRFNRADIEGTLERLAADILPEFSG
- a CDS encoding DUF790 family protein, translated to MLTSDLIQVRRQRGEIRPRYIDTSDDGHRDLADQLVTLVADHQGKRRAELDSALRELLGTGTAFLLHRGLAKLLLDRCEFETQAPEEPTRLREVVFRHAAAQWQQGDQPFDRDRALVQAADELASDLPVVEASLYGDLKGEQVLTSWKSCTADWLLNRYNVALAQGVLLRAQQLTLEVPPQNPRRHRALFRKIKFFQLMASVSGSPEAGYRIRLDGPLSVLKASQRYGLRMATFLPTLLHFSGWRLEAEVTWGKQRREASFRLSPDQGLAPINRLTGQWLPDALSDLATRFTALGSDWTVSEDAALLDLGGQGVLVPDLVFRHPEGCEAYLETFGFWNRSALESRLALLAEHGPRHLVLALSKGLATDREELEELPGEVLVFRSRPLPRKILERLESLRTDQEPS